Within the Candidatus Binatus sp. genome, the region CCGGTCAGCATCTCACCGAGCATGAACGCCGCGAATTGCGGATCGATCGGCCGAATCGCGCCGTGGTCGATCGCGTCCTGCAGCACCGACGCGACGAAATCGAGATGGCCGGCATAGACCCGCAATTCTCGCTGGGCGGTCTCGGATTCGAGCTCGATATCCAGCGAATTGCCGATGATAAGTGTCTTCAAAAAGTCCTGGTTCGAGGCCTGAATTCGGAACTGGGACAGGATGAGTCTGCGGATTCGCTCCAGCGGCGGCATCGACGGATCGTCCGAAGCAAGAACCTCCGCCGTCATTTCGCGCAGACCCTCGATCACCGCGGTGTGGACCAGCTCGTCTTTGGTATCGAAGTAGAGGTAGATGGTGCCCTTGGCGACCTTCGCTTCCTCGGCCACCCGATCGATGGTGGTCCCCTGCATACCGTATCGAGCCATCACGCGCCGTGCGGCTTCGAGGATCTCCCGCACCCGGAATTCCTTGATTACTTCTTCCTTGGTCATGGCTAAACTGAACAGTCAGTCAAATGAACGTACAGTCAGTCTAGGCAAATTGTCGAAATCGAGGCAAGGGGGGGGGCGGGAAAATGCAGGCCGCGCGCGACAACGGAGCGCGGCGTTAACAC harbors:
- a CDS encoding TetR/AcrR family transcriptional regulator, whose product is MTKEEVIKEFRVREILEAARRVMARYGMQGTTIDRVAEEAKVAKGTIYLYFDTKDELVHTAVIEGLREMTAEVLASDDPSMPPLERIRRLILSQFRIQASNQDFLKTLIIGNSLDIELESETAQRELRVYAGHLDFVASVLQDAIDHGAIRPIDPQFAAFMLGEMLTGSLRRRLLKLASSPLESDAEAVVELFLKGIAAIPCD